The following are encoded together in the Triticum dicoccoides isolate Atlit2015 ecotype Zavitan chromosome 6B, WEW_v2.0, whole genome shotgun sequence genome:
- the LOC119324007 gene encoding HVA22-like protein a — protein MGSGSFLKVLVSNLDVLAGPIVSLAYPLYASVRAIETKSPIDDQQWLTYWVLYSFITLFELTFAAVIEWLPFWSYGKLFFNCWLVLPYFNGAAHVYEHFVRPMIVNQQVVNIWYLPKKEGSDKPDDVISAAQKYIEQNGSKAFETLVNKFKTTNARRSILEEVEAERRARAERELAARDVNPFFHPNY, from the exons ATGGGGTCCGGATCTTTCCTCAAGGTGCTCGTCAGCAACCTGGACGTTCTCGCCGG GCCCATAGTTTCACTCGCTTATCCTCT GTATGCGTCTGTTCGAGCAATAGAAACAAAATCTCCTATTGATGATCAGCAATGGCTCACTTACTGGGTGCTGTACTCGTTTATCACTCTGTTTGAGCTCACTTTTGCTGCAGTAATTGAATG GCTCCCTTTCTGGTCTTATGGAAAGCTGTTTTTCAATTGCTGGTTGGTCTTGCCCTACTTTAACGGTGCTgcgcatgtttatgagcattttgTGCGGCCAATGATTGTGAACCAGCAGGTTGTAAACATCTGGTATCTTCCAAAAAAGGAAGGTTCAGACAAACCTGACGATGTAATTTCAGCTGCACAGAAATACATTGAACAAAATGGATCAAAAGCATTTGAGACTCTCGTTAACAAG TTTAAGACTACAAACGCGAGGCGCTCAATTTTGGAGGAGGTAGAGGCGGAAAGGAGAGCCAGGGCTGAACGAGAGCTGGCAGCGAGGGATGTGAATCCATTCTTCCACCCGAATTACTGA
- the LOC119321307 gene encoding ATP synthase protein MI25-like — MRFLSTDMKDRNMLFAAIPSICASSLKKISIYNEEMIVARCFIGFLIFSRKSLGKTFKETLDRRIESIQEELLQFFNRNEVIPEESNEQQRLLRISLRICSTVVESLPTPRCVPKCEKTVQVLLCRNLNVKSVTLLNATSSRRIRLQDDIVIGFHFSVSERFVSGSTFKASSIDLIREGLIVLRKLRVGGLFRKNKKNLIHVFMLTKERIQYT, encoded by the coding sequence ATGAGATTTCTTTCTACGGATATGAAGGATAGAAATATGCTATTTGCTGCTATTCCATCTATTTGTGCATCAAGTCTGAAGAAGATCTCAATTTATAATGAAGAAATGATAGTAGCTCGTTGTTTTATAGGCTTTCTCATATTCAGTCGGAAGAGTTTAGGTAAGACTTTCAAAGAAACTCTCGACAGGAGAATCGAGTCTATTCAGGAAGAATTGTTGCAATTCTTCAATCGTAACGAAGTAATTCCGGAGGAATCCAATGAACAACAACGATTACTTAGGATCAGCTTGCGAATTTGCAGCACCGTAGTAGAATCATTACCAACGCCACGCTGTGTGCCTAAGTGTGAAAAGACAGTGCAAGTTTTGTTATGTCGAAACCTAAATGTAAAGTCAGTAACACTTCTAAATGCCACTTCTTCCCGCCGCATCCGTCTTCAGGACGATATAGTCATAGGTTTTCACTTTTCAGTGAGTGAAAGATTTGTATCCGGGTCTACGTTCAAAGCTTCTAGCATAGACCTAATTCGAGAAGGCTTGATAGTCCTAAGAAAGCTGAGGGTGGGGGGTCTAtttaggaagaataagaagaatctcATTCATGTGTTCATGCTAACAAAAGAGCGGATCCAATACACATAA